The Sorangiineae bacterium MSr11367 genome window below encodes:
- a CDS encoding serine/threonine protein kinase produces MTVAPEIEGVPEPGAVLLKKYRVERVLGQGGMGVVISAWHAALEQRVALKFLVGDAIRQREAVERFLREARAAVKLHSEHVAKVTDVGMLETGSPYMVMEFLDGRDLGDILDDGISVPVSTAVDYVIQAIDAIAEAHARGIVHRDLKPSNLFVTRRDDGSNVIKVLDFGISKSDAFSANIDRAALTRTAAVMGSPLYMSPEQFRSSKRVDWRTDIWALGVILYELVCHEVPFIGETVGEVFEIVLQNEPTRVRDLRPDAPEGLEEVILRCLRKKPEDRYADVSELAQALAPFGSGEWDRCVHRARRLLAGKSLSRLMTEGPPSSHNAMVVGSVVTGPAPKVALSIPAAVRHTSGGWGTSASHVTPRRPRWQLVTGLGAAALLFLGGIAIVKIVDRSGPEHPAASAVDPLATEPPPKVLAAAAPAPQAISAAVQVDAGVLAPSPSEVRGSPRPTFNAEGGPGWGSRPRKSPAKAVPKPANTAADVAAAKSVDGVLDERH; encoded by the coding sequence ATGACCGTGGCGCCGGAGATCGAGGGGGTACCCGAGCCAGGTGCAGTTCTCCTTAAGAAGTACCGTGTGGAACGCGTGCTGGGGCAGGGTGGGATGGGCGTGGTCATCTCCGCCTGGCATGCGGCATTGGAGCAACGAGTTGCCCTGAAATTTCTCGTGGGCGACGCCATTCGCCAGCGCGAAGCCGTCGAGCGATTTCTTCGCGAGGCACGCGCCGCGGTCAAACTGCACAGCGAACACGTGGCGAAGGTGACCGACGTCGGCATGCTCGAAACGGGCTCGCCGTACATGGTCATGGAGTTCCTCGACGGGCGCGATCTGGGAGACATCCTCGACGACGGGATCTCCGTGCCCGTTTCGACCGCCGTCGATTACGTCATTCAGGCCATCGACGCCATTGCCGAGGCGCACGCGCGCGGCATCGTCCATCGCGATCTCAAGCCGTCGAACCTCTTCGTCACGCGGCGAGACGATGGCAGCAACGTCATCAAGGTGCTCGACTTCGGCATTTCGAAGTCCGATGCGTTCTCCGCCAACATCGACAGGGCCGCGCTCACGCGCACGGCGGCCGTCATGGGCTCGCCGCTCTACATGTCGCCGGAGCAATTCCGCTCCTCGAAGCGCGTCGACTGGCGCACGGACATCTGGGCGCTCGGCGTGATCCTCTACGAGCTCGTCTGCCACGAGGTTCCCTTCATCGGGGAGACCGTGGGCGAGGTGTTCGAGATCGTCCTGCAGAACGAGCCCACCCGCGTTCGCGATCTCCGCCCCGACGCACCGGAGGGCCTGGAGGAGGTGATCCTCCGCTGCTTGCGCAAAAAGCCGGAAGACCGCTATGCCGACGTCTCCGAGCTCGCCCAAGCGCTCGCGCCGTTTGGTTCCGGCGAATGGGATCGCTGCGTCCACCGCGCGCGCAGGCTCCTCGCCGGCAAGTCGCTCTCGCGGCTGATGACCGAGGGCCCGCCCTCGAGCCACAACGCGATGGTCGTGGGGAGCGTCGTGACGGGCCCGGCGCCCAAGGTCGCCTTGTCCATTCCGGCGGCCGTGCGCCACACCAGCGGAGGGTGGGGGACCAGTGCCTCGCACGTCACGCCGCGCCGCCCGCGCTGGCAGCTCGTTACGGGCCTGGGCGCCGCGGCCTTGCTCTTTCTCGGCGGCATCGCCATCGTCAAAATCGTCGACCGGAGCGGTCCCGAGCACCCCGCCGCCTCCGCCGTCGACCCCCTCGCCACCGAGCCCCCGCCCAAGGTGCTGGCCGCAGCCGCGCCCGCTCCCCAAGCGATTTCGGCGGCCGTGCAAGTCGACGCCGGTGTTCTGGCTCCCTCCCCCTCGGAGGTCCGCGGCTCGCCGCGGCCGACTTTCAACGCAGAGGGAGGGCCGGGGTGGGGGAGCCGCCCGCGCAAATCACCAGCCAAAGCCGTACCCAAGCCGGCAAACACGGCCGCAGATGTCGCCGCCGCCAAATCGGTGGACGGAGTCCTGGACGAACGTCATTAA